A section of the Cydia splendana chromosome 1, ilCydSple1.2, whole genome shotgun sequence genome encodes:
- the LOC134793137 gene encoding uncharacterized protein LOC134793137 translates to MNNNLRARSIAEWSWGDGGDTTPGEARARTGKGQGGGSLRVWAARVGAILIKPPGAPASHSRALLANQVTTKSDKKCNMQIPSIRLWAFVVGCFTVQCGAYSAWPMYPQPSHEYQDDDYYYAPKAQYYYDNPTVNAPEVYGQVPYPYFYDPYGHFTNEAPKRQEERFAALPIGQETWFESDASPHWRPNDVDDVSAAFLDNLILTQMAQDAQRRRENARAAFPTVDYEERDVEDEDVRELKALAGKPLYHVPKTVPKIEEEDDYPNDEGFINWDGGNKRSVTTTAPVTTTTAKVGQAEIMVPRPANSYKHQSDENKRASAFYGRLAKLLQKEKDSMHTQSEDSAKLRKINKRFVAGDSDLVMELRGLKHRIPT, encoded by the exons ATGAATAATAATCTGCGGGCGCGATCGATAGCAGAGTGGAGTTGGGGAGACGGGGGCGACACGACCCCCGGGGAGGCACGGGCTCGTACAGGGAAGGGGCAGGGCGGAGGTTCATTGAGAGTGTGGGCGGCACGCGTGGGCGCGATCCTTATAAAGCCCCCCGGAGCTCCCGCCTCGCATAGTCGTGCCCTACTCGCGAACCAAGTAACAACGAAAAGTGATAAAAAGTGCAACATGCAGATCCCGAGCATAAG attgTGGGCTTTCGTGGTTGGTTGTTTTACCGTGCAATGTGGTGCCTATTCGGCATGGCCTATGTACCCGCAACCATCCCATGAATATCAAGACGATGATTACTATTACGCACCGAAAGCACAATACTATTACGATAATCCCACAGTAAACGCGCCCGAGGTATACGGGCAAGTTCCTTATCCGTACTTCTATGATCCATACGGACATTTCACAAATGAGGCTCCGAAGAGGCAAGAGGAGAGGTTCGCAGCTCTCCCGATCGGACAAGAAACATGGTTTGAAAGTGATGCCTCTCCTCACTGGCGCCCCAATGACGTGGACGATGTGAGCGCGGCTTTCCTGGACAACTTGATCCTCACACAAATGGCCCAGGACGCCCAACGGCGGCGCGAGAACGCCCGAGCGGCCTTCCCCACAGTCGACTACGAAGAGCGGGACGTCGAAGATGAAGATGTTCGAGAACTCAAGGCGTTAGCTGGCAAACCACTGTACCACGTTCCGAAAACAGTTCCTAAAATCGAAGAAGAAGATGACTACCCTAACGACGAAGGCTTCATTAACTGGGACGGCGGCAACAAGAGAAGCGTCACTACTACCGCGCCAGTGACGACAACCACGGCGAAGGTTGGACAAGCGGAGATCATGGTGCCCCGGCCGGCGAACTCCTACAAACACCAGAGCGACGAAAACAAAAGGGCGTCGGCATTCTACGGCAGACTCGCGAAACTGTTGCAGAAAGAAAAGGATTCAATGCACACACAATCTGAG GACTCGGCAAAATTGCGAAAAATCAACAAGCGTTTCGTGGCGGGAGACTCCGATCTGGTCATGGAGCTGCGAGGCCTCAAGCACCGCATACCAACTTAA